The Pseudomonas fragi DNA window GCCGCCTGAGCAGTCACGACCGCGATCTGCTCGGGCTGGCCCGACAATTGGCGGGCAGCGATGGCGCCGTATTGGCCGTGGTGTTTGGCGAGTGCAAGGAAACGGCCTTTGCCACGGCCGGGGTGGATCGGCTGTTGCTGCTCGACAGCCAGGGTTATGCACCGGAGCAACGGGTGCTGGGTTTGCGCGCTGTGGATAACCAGTTTGCGCCGCGCCACTGGCTGTTGCCTGACAGCCGCACGGGGGGCGGTGAACTGGGCCGACGCTTTGCCGCCAGCCTGGGCGAGCGCCCGGCTACGCGGGTGTGGCAGGTCAAGGACGGCGCCTGTATCGGCCGTGCCGGTGCGGGCCTGCAGGATCTGGCGCAGCCGTTGCGCCGGTTGATTCTGGCGACGGCCGAATGCGCCGAACCGGTCAGTGAAACCCGTCATGAAGCCTTGGTGGTGCAGTTATCCACAGCCGTAGTGCCGTGCCTGGCGCGGATCGAGGATTTGGGCGCGGTGGAGGTCGACCCGGCCGCGGTGCCTATGGCCGAGGCCGAATTTATCCTCAGCGGCGGCAACGGGGTTAAAGACTGGGCGCTTTTCCACAAGGCAGCGGCGGCACTGGGCGCCACCGAAGGTGCGTCGCGGGTGGCGGTGGATGACGGCTTTATGGGGCGTGACCGGCAGGTGGGTGCCAGTGGCACCTGGGTCACGGCGCGGGTCTATGTGGCGATCGGCATCAGCGGTGCGATCCAGCACCTGCAAGGGATTGGCGCGTGCGACAAGGTGGTGGCGATTAACCAGGATGCGGGCTGCGACATGATCAAACGCGCTGATTTGTCGGTCATCGGTGACGGGGCGGCGGTGCTTGAAGCGCTGATCGTGGCTGTGGATAACTGGCGCAACGCAAACTCTGTGGGAGCGGGCTCGCCCGCGATTCAGGCGACCCGGTCTGCCTGATCCACCGCAGTGATCCCATCGCGAGCAAGCCCGCTCCCACAGGATTGAGTTCAGTCTGGAGATTTATAGATGACCATCGCCACCGTTGCACTGGTTTCAATCGGCGCCCATCCCGCTTCAGGCCGCAACCGTCGCGCCGAGCAGGACGCGCGCGCCGTCGAGCTGGGCCTGGAGCTGGTTGGGGATAATCTGCATGTGCTGCATGCGGGCAACCCCCATGAGCCGGCCTTGCGCGCCTATCTGGGCATGGGCCTGGACGAACTGCATGTGCTGGAACAAGCGGACGGCGCCGATGCCGTGCCGGTGTTGCGCGATTACATCCGCGAGGCCGGTGTGCAACTGGTGCTCACCGGCAGCCAGGCCGAAACCGGCGAAGGCTCGGGCATGCTCCCGTACCTGCTGGCCGAGGAGCTGGGCTGGCCACTGCTGGTGGGCGTGGCGCAGATCGAATCTGTCCACAACGGCGTGGCACAGGTGCTGCAAGCCTTGCCCCGGGGCCAGCGACGCCGGCTGCAGGTGCGACTGCCGTTTCTGGTCACTGTGGATAACGCTGCTCCCAAGGCGCGGCAAAGCGCCTACGGCCCTGCCACGCGGGGTTTGGTCAACGCCGAAGTGGTTGAAATCGTCGCCGATGAGTTATCCACAACGGGGAGCCTGCAACCTGCGCGACCACGGCCCAAGCGCTTGAAGGTGATCAAGGCCAAGAGTGGCGCAGATCGTATGAAAGCCGCTACGGCCAAGTCCGCTGGCGGTTCCGGGCAAGTGCTCAAGGGCATCGGTGCCGAAGAGGGTGCCCAGGCCATTTTGAAGCTGTTGATTGAAGAAGGTGTGGTGCGCTGACACTTGCCCACAAAGTCTGTTAGCGCTTATGTGGATAAGTTGTTTGCTATCGTCCGTAAGCCATATAGACCGGGCCTTGCAAGGTTCTGGTCAAAAAACGATCAATCTGCTGTTTTATCCACTGGCCAGCCTTTAAACCCCTGAATAATCGGTTGATTGCGCGGTTTTCCACAGTCTGGGCGGCCAGTGCATAAGTTGCGCACAATCTCTGTTGGTGGATATGTGGATAAGGTGTTCGCGGCTGGCTACAGACCTTTAGAATCGTGGCTTGCAGGGTGTTGTACAAAAAACGCTCAATCGTGATTATCCGCACGACTTGTCCACTTCCCCACAATTGCTGTGGGTGTGCCTGTGGACAAGTTGTTAGCGGAGGGCTGTGGCCCTTGCCGTGCGTGGCGTGTAGAGGTTTGATCGAAAAGT harbors:
- a CDS encoding electron transfer flavoprotein subunit alpha/FixB family protein, which codes for MSDIIRRDPRAERIARNRLHPLHAAMQPAQQSWMGPNGVVRKNVHGVGFIGPNGIKRIDRSGAQQGGASKRPAQAEVQLPLHQITAAAFYIAVVPDMVGGRLSSHDRDLLGLARQLAGSDGAVLAVVFGECKETAFATAGVDRLLLLDSQGYAPEQRVLGLRAVDNQFAPRHWLLPDSRTGGGELGRRFAASLGERPATRVWQVKDGACIGRAGAGLQDLAQPLRRLILATAECAEPVSETRHEALVVQLSTAVVPCLARIEDLGAVEVDPAAVPMAEAEFILSGGNGVKDWALFHKAAAALGATEGASRVAVDDGFMGRDRQVGASGTWVTARVYVAIGISGAIQHLQGIGACDKVVAINQDAGCDMIKRADLSVIGDGAAVLEALIVAVDNWRNANSVGAGSPAIQATRSA
- a CDS encoding electron transfer flavoprotein subunit beta, coding for MTIATVALVSIGAHPASGRNRRAEQDARAVELGLELVGDNLHVLHAGNPHEPALRAYLGMGLDELHVLEQADGADAVPVLRDYIREAGVQLVLTGSQAETGEGSGMLPYLLAEELGWPLLVGVAQIESVHNGVAQVLQALPRGQRRRLQVRLPFLVTVDNAAPKARQSAYGPATRGLVNAEVVEIVADELSTTGSLQPARPRPKRLKVIKAKSGADRMKAATAKSAGGSGQVLKGIGAEEGAQAILKLLIEEGVVR